The region CTGACAAATTGAACAACTTCTGACACGGATAGCGTCGGATAGTCCTGCTGCCTCAAGACGGGAATGTGTTGACAAACAGACTCATGCCCAGGCCAATGAGCCGAGGGCACGATGGCGTCTCTGTGGCCGATATGAATTAAACGAGATGTGATTTGAGACCAAGGTTAATAGTCTGTCTGTGATTGTTAATAGTGTTTCGGCCGAAGCTCCATAGTGAGGAGCCCAAGTGGTGAGATGCGCAGAACCAAGAGCCTGGGATAATGATTTTCCTTGGCACATAGTTGCTGCGTTTACCGCATTGTCTCCAACCATTTAATATACCGCAGGGGTTTTCCACGGAAAATGCATCAAAACACCCCCTGTGGCGTCGAATTGGAGGAAGGAGGACCTTCGGTGGCCGTCCCGACTCCGGAGTGGAATTCGAGCCGTAGCCGCTCTACAAGATCTGGACCCAGTCAGACTGAAAAGCAGTTCCCATGTGCGCTGGAGAAAAAGCGACAGGACCGCCGATCATGCACCCCGGGGAAGGTTGACGAGACGAATCCGAAGCTGGAACCTTGCAGAGGAGGACGGcgggacgatgacgaggagcgAGACTCGGACCACtcacctccttcctccgcaGGGTCACGGGACCCCGCCGAGCACAAATGGCGGGCCGGAAAGTAGTAACTGTTAGCTAAGGAATTCGCCTCTGGTTCCTGCCGGTACATGGTCCGTATTAATGCGCGGCGGAATTGAGAGGCGAGATGGGGGAAAattgcggagaagaagcgtTATAAAGGTTGAATATGGCAGATACTATGCTCCCAAGTGTCGCACAACCCCCAGCGAGCATTGActctcgagcagcagcaggaatcCTGTTCCACGAAGCCAAAGTTTCAGTACAGCGTTGTATCGGAGCGTACCGCCAAGGAGGGTGCTCTGACAGCTTCCCAGTCGCTGGCAGTCACGGGGGCTGCGGAGGTGGTTTTCCATTATGTCATAGAATGCAGGCGGGCGatccccagcatcaaccaGCGGGTGTGCACTTGACCAGGTCGACTGTTGCCCAGTGCCATCCATCATCTGACTGACGAGATTTGGGGAGATTCGACGACACCCAGCAAATGAGCGTGGCCAGTCGATAGAGATCAAATTCAAACGGTACCGGAATAAGCAAAAAATCGCCTTGCCGACCGGGGGCCAAATCACCGTTGCGAATAAAGGCGCTAGTCTTGATGCTTGAATAAGGAACTACTACAGAAGGTGCTGCGGTGCCATGTCGGACAAGTCGGACAATTAGCATCGAAGTATATGGCATCCACGGCTCTCGAGTCCGGGCGCTGTTGAGTCAGAGAGTAAACAGTGCCACCAGGCTCAACTGTCTTTTTTTGTTCGCCGCGTTCATTCACCCGTGCTCCTTCTTCAGATTTTCGCCTCCGTAAAGAAACTTTTCTTCTCATCCCTGCAGCTGTAACAGCTCGatctctaataaataatctgtCGCATCCATTCCACGGCTCTGAGGGAATCTCTGACAGTAGCTTTCTGGCACTCGACTTGTTCTGGTCCACTACCAGCATTTCACTTACTTCATAGAAACCTCACCACCACGACCTTCGGTGTCAGCTCTCCCACTTAACTACACTCTCCCGTTCACACTTGACCGTCCGCACACCCTCCTCGCGTCCGCTCCCCgcccctgctcctcctgctgctcgctGGCCATTCTCGAATCTCCTCCGACCTGCTTTCCCGTCACCTTGTTTGTCCCTCTTCGGTTACGCGGGTCCATCCCTTCCAATAGCGCCGTCCACTCGGAGCCAGACCTTGTTCCAGTGCCCGAATTCTGTGACTAACAGCTTTTGCTTGTCTCCTCACACGGCGCTGCCTTGGCCACTCTCGTCGCTGCAACCTGCTTCAAATTCTTCGGTGGGAATCTGGGGAAAGAAAAGCTTTTTCAACCCCTGTGCCAAAGGCTCCATTATTCACaattttgctttttttcctTTGTGGTGCCCTCACCTTTGACCTGCCTTTTTGAGAGAGGGGAGTCTTTCGCCTATATAGAGCCCACGGCTCCAGCGACTCTCCACCATGTCTGCCGCTACCACCTCTCCGTCTATCGCAATCCGCAAGGCCTCTTTCTCGACTGGCCCTCCGAGGAACGCCTCTCCCACCACTGAATCTCGCAACTCTTCCCGCAACTCCTCATGCTCCTCGCCTAATCGATCAAAAAATAGCAGCCGTCGCGAGTCGTTCGGCTCAATCAAAGAAGACATTGACGGTACGAATTCCCCTCCGCCTTGGCCTGCTTGGGTTCGCTTCGACACAATGCCAGGTGTAGGTCAATGTCCGTTGCCTTGGCTTGAATCTCTAACATTGGTTCATAGGAATTGCGCAATCCTTCGTGGATACACACGGTGAACATTCTCCCAAAGAGCACCCCAAGCTGGACAGCCACGACATGCAACATGCCCCAGAGTTCTGCTGCCCCTGCGGAGGGTTCCTGGGCTGGAAACAGATTCGTTTGGGCGGAAAGAGCCTTAGCAGGAGCTACAGTGACCTCCGGGGCCTTGGGAACATGACTGCTCGtggctgggcctgggaaGAGACTCCAACCATCGCTACTCCGACAAGCAAGACACCGGAGGTGAAAGAACAGAAGCCAGACCCCGGGCCAGAGCCGGGAACATCTGTGCTGGAGAAAATGCCCCCGGAGATTCTTGGTAAGACACACCCGTATCATCTTTCCTCCCGGCTTTGTTCGTGTTTCTGACTAGGTTTTAGACCAAATTATATCACACCTCGCTTTGGATGTCCCTCCAAACGGCTACACACCCCGAAATGTCGACTTGATTTCGTGCCTGCTCACCTCGAGGACCTTGCATGCTGCAACCCTTAGCGTGCTGTACAGGAACATGACTTTCCCACACTCCGTTATCTTCTCCAAGGCTCTCAACCACATGTCACAGTACCCGGCCTTGGGAACCCTAGTTCGTCGCCTCGACTTTTCTCACTTTACCTCTGTTGGTCTTGGCCGCACCAAGCAGATGAACTCCGAAATCCAAAACTTGACATCCACAACACTCCTGAAATTCCTAGAACTTCTGCCGAACCTCAAGGAATGCTTGCTCCAGGAGCACCTTGAAGGAGATATCAGCGTGGAAGTTCTGACCAAGCTGTTCACTGGCCTCCCCAATTTGACTAGTCTTGATTTTTGTGGTagctcctcgtcggcctTCTCGACTATCTTCCACCAGTCTTTGCACGCTGGACGTGGCCTTCCCCTGACGCTGCCGAATTTACGGCGAATTTCCTTCCACGAATGCAGCGGCGTTCCATCGTCGTCCTACGAAATTTTGCTCCCTAAGCTGGTTAATCTGACCCATCTGGATCTCACCCACACCCAGGTCAGCGAGGATGCATTATTCTCCATTCCAGAAACTGCCCGGATCACTCATCTGAGTCTTTCACGGTGCATCCGACTGGGAGGACCGCGAGTGGTGGAATTTTTGACAACACATCCAGCTGTAAAGGACTCTTTGGTATTCCTTAACGTCATGACAGACGCCTCTCGATACCGGctcctggaggaagaagacgtaCGAAAGCTGCTTCCCAAGCTCCCGACCTCGCTCCGTTCGCTCAACCTCGGGGGTGCTAGAATCACCTCAGACCACACTGAGGCTTTGATTCCCTTGACAAAGCacctggaggagctgggtcTCAGCTCAGCAGACCTGTCAGCTCAGGATCTCAGCCGCTTCTTTGCGTCTCCTCAACCCAAAGCCGAGACTGAGACCGAGGCCGCATCGGGCTCGGAAGTGGCACCCTGGCAGCCATCTTCGCTTTGCTACCTTGACCTTACCAAAGTACCTCGCCTGACAGTGGGCACGGTTTTTAACACTAATACTTGCCTGCTGCTCACGAAGCAAAGCTACCCTCTTCAAGTGATCGAGTTCAACGACAAACTCATCACGCCACTGCGCGAGAAACCAAAGAATACCAAGAGTTCTCCCGACTGGACAGTCCGTGAATTAGGCCGTCGCGGATGGTATGTCCGTGACCCTGCCTCGATGCCTGGTACTCCAATCGATGATGGCTCTCGTTTTTGGAAGATGGGAGCTCGCTGGTGGGGAATGAAGAAAATCCCCGTTGCTGTTGGCGACGTTGGGGGCCTCTATGGACACTACATGTTCAAGAGGTGATGAAATTTGCCCGCAAAAACATTATTGATTTTTATCGGGAAATGATGAGTTTTGAGGTTATATACCCatgattattatttttcttgCATGTCCTACTTATTTTTTGGCGTTCATGTTTAGCTCTGGGTGGGATTCTCTCCTCCAATTTCAGTTTCCGGAGCACAAAAGTGAGCGGCTCTCTTTTCATTTTTATGATTGAGCGTGGGCTTTGTTTTGGCTGCATAGCGGAAGCAAGATTTGTTTGTTATTTTCTAGGCTTACGGAATACCTCTATTGATTTTGACTTTGATATGAGTTTGATATGATTATGGGAATTGCTGGAGcattattctttatattatttaaattcGCAATAAAACTTTATcgatttaatattattgcAATATTTAGTACGTAGTTCTGAGATTGACTCGAGAGTCGTTGGAGGCTCTTCCAAAGTCTGGCCCAATCACGTGCCGCAGTATTTCAGCAGCTCCAGTCCCAGACTTCCAAACTTCACTTTCACTATCTCGGCATCATCTAGGCGCATCTCTAATCTCGAAGGCATTCGACCTTCTGCACTCCTTACCCAGCGCGTCCACTGGGGTTTTATTCCCTCCCGATGGGCGGATCGCTCTCCGCCGCCCAGGACAGTGGACGCTGTCGAGTTCGACCACGATGGCACCTCCGAGCGGGTCGGCGGCGTacaagaagaaagatggGACCCTGGCGATGTCGTCCGACCGCCAGTCGGTCTCTTGGATTCCGGCAGCGAGCGGCGCGTCCGGGTCTATTACGCTCTCTGTGTCTCAAATCACTAGTGCGTTGCGTTGCCTTGAGTCTTTTTTTTGCAAACGGATCGTCAGAGAAACGAAGATCTAACAGACACAGATTTACAGCAGACACCCGCTAGCAGCCCAAAAGTTATGCTGAAGATTTTTGTCCTTCCCCCGAACGGAGCCTCCGCGAACCCCGAACAATACATCTTTTCGTTTACCGCGGGCGCGACGGCGCGAGCAGAAGCGGATGCTATTAAAGATGCTCTCAGCGCAGCGATCCAAGCAGCGAAATCTACTGCTGAAACTCCGGCGGAGACTCCAGCCGCATCGACaggtgagggaggaggaggaggagcaggagcgaTGTCggcggccatggcgatggcaagCGCGGTTTCGTCCCCAGGCACAGGGAAGCACTGGTGGGATGATGATAAGCGGCTTAGGACCGATGTGGAGCTACAGCAGTCGCTACTGAAGGCGGACGCGAACCTACAAAAGATGTTTATGGAGTCACTGCATACAAAACCGGAGACATTGTCGGCTAGCCAGTTCATGTCGCTGTTCTGGTCTACGCGGCTGCACCTCTTGCGGGCGCATGCTATTGAGCGATCCCAGACTAGAGGATCTTATAATGTGTTGTCGACGCTGAAGCCGCGGACGGAAGATAATGTGACGAAGCTGAATATCAGCAAGGAGCAAATCCAATTGATTTTCGGCCAGCATCCGCTCGTGAAACGGGTGTATGATGAGAATGTGCCGAAGCTGAGTGAATCGCAGTTCTGGTCGCGGTTTTTCCAGAGTCGACTGTTTAAGAAGCTGCGTGGAGAACGTATCTCAGAAGCTGATGCGATGGATGCTGTTCTGGACAAGTACCTGAAAGCAGATGAGTCTGGAAATCTCCCGCGTGAGGTTCAGGTGCCGAATTTCCTTGACTTGGAAGGAAACGAAGGGAACAACAGTCAGCGTCGGGGAAATCGACCAGATATCGACATGAGACCGTCAGCTGTAGAGAAAGTGCCAATTATTCGAACACTGAACAACCTGAGTGAGAAGATCATGGCGAACGTCGCGCCTGCGGATCGAGCACCCTCAGCGCCCGTGGGCACCATGGATGACGGGACATACGATGAACTGCAGCTGCGCGATTTGCGCGGCGACGAGCAGGCAAATCGCGTTTTACTAAACATACGGGACCAAAACCGATTCTTCTCAGCGGCCAAATTCGCCGAGGATGAACGCAGCCGTCTTCTTGCACAGCAAGATCCAGAGCAGATATTACAGAATCTGCGCACCGCCATTGAGCGGAATTTCCGCGACGACGGGGCAGCGCCATTAGGCAAATTGGTTGAccccgatgaggatgaagatgatgaggatttAACAACTAGCTCGAGGCACCAGCGGCATCTCGCATCTACACAGATTCTTGACATGATCAAGGACCGACGTGCCCAGCTCCAGGTTTCGGCGAACTCAGGCACCTACGGACTGACAGATACACTATACGATCGTTTAACGCTTACACACGCAACGACCACGGAATTCCTCCATCAATTCTGGCAGGCATTCCTTTCGGGAAATCCAGACCGTGCAGGCGAGGTATCGTCGCTGGTGGAGTCACTCAACCGCGCCATCGAACGAATCAACGCCGTTGCGACGGATGCAGAGGCAGAGCgccaggtggaggtggataaGGTGAAGCGGCATGCCCGCGAAGTGCTGCAGGCGACAGGGAAAAGGCTACGAATTAACCTAGAGAGTATCCCAGGCGGAGAGCAAGCAGTGAGGCGCTTATTAGGGCCGACGATCCGGGCATTGGAAACGGCCTTGACGCGGTATAAAGAAGCCTTGGCTGAAGAGACGAAGAATATAGACTCGAGCAATACGTAATTAACAAAATGCAATTTTCAGTAATATTTCTCCTGAACATACTGCTATTCATCTGGTACATTAAACGTGGATGTATTCGGTATGCCGAGGCTCTCCGGATCAGCCCCCCATCTTCTTTGGTTACCGTAAATGACCGCCGccctcatccaactccgCAACTGCCAACGTGTCTTAAATCTTAACATCAACGTCGCAAACAATCACGAAACAGcaacccccccccccacACTTAATCCTCAGGAGAAGCTTAGCTCGAATGTCATCAGCATGCAGATAAGCGGCCTATCAAATACACCCCTCACAAAAGTGCTCCTAATCTACACAATCGCGGCCTCGATCgccctctccatcttcgacATTAAACACCTCCCCGCCATCCATGTCTCCCCGCACCTCTTCCCTTACGGCCAGTTCTGGCGCTGCCTGATCTGGCAGATCGCCGGGTTTGCGAACTCCACGGAGGCGCTCTTTGCCGCGCTGTTGGTTTACCATGTTCGAGTTGTTGAGCGCGGATGGGGGAGTCGGAAGGTTGCTGTATGTTCCCCTCCTCTTATATACAAGAGTTACAACAGCTGGGAAAGTTATAGAGAATTGATGCTAATCCGCACGTCTCGCTCTTTACAGACATTTATCCTCAGCACACTCCCCTACACGACACTCCTCGCGCCCCTCCTCCTAACCCTCGTCGTGAGACCGCTCACCTTCGGGAAAATAAACTACCTCCCATCTGGCCCAACGGGGACAATCTTCGCGCTGCTTGCACAGTACCACGCCTCTATACCCTCGACATATAGATATACCATTTCtacctcatcatcgtccccgtccccgtccccgtccccgtctACACCTACAGcttcaaccccaacaacaacacccgcATCACAAACAACCGACACTGCTGAATCCCCGCAAAAGACCCTCACAATCTCTCTAACAGACAAATCAACCACATACTTAATCGCCGCGCAGCTCGCGCTCTCGCAGTTCCCATATATGCTTCTGCCATCAGCGCTAGGGTGGGTTGTTGGCGTGGCCTGGCGCGCGGACGTTCTCCCTTGTGTCGCTGGGAGCGGGAGTGCGGGATGGAGGGTGCCGGCgtgggttgttggggaggaAGGTGGGACGTTCTCTACACGGAATGGAGGTGGGAGTGGAGGTGGCCAGGAGGCTAGGTTTGAGGGGCTGCGGAGAAGATTGGAGagcgaggctgctgctgcggcgagtGGGAGTTCAAACTCGAATACGGATGCTTCTGGGTCTGGGGCTGGATCTAGTAGGCTGAGAGCTGGGAGGGGGTGATCGTGTGCTTGCCTACATTGGAGCCTACCTTATATTCCTACATATACCACATCTTGCTTCAGTTGGAAACTAGAATTATATGGAAAGAATGTTATTAGGATTGAATACTAGTCAACTTCTAATAATCGCTAGGCCTATTTTGCCGAAATAATGGTTTATGTCTAAATCTGTCGGAGAAGGACACTACCTCATGGGCTATCTACCGTCCATTGCGACTTCGCCGCATATTCTCCTTGCACTCATTACAGTACCATTTAACTACAAATCGTTAGCAGATGAACAATTGAACTCTTCCTTTGCTAGTAGGGAAAACTCACCATTTCGTCCAGGAGGCTTCGTGAGCCCAACACAGGATAGATGGAACCATTCGCGGGGACATGCGTCATTGTCACACGCAACCATCTCGCCGAAACTGATCTCGTTACAGTAGCAGTATCGCGGCTcgccttcttcgtcctcgtcatcacctTCGTGGAGTGATTCCTCGGGGTCTGATACAGGTGGCGGTGGCGCCGCGGCCGCGGTACTGCCGTTCTTCTTGTGAGTACGCTTCGGCGCCGGGTCTGTACCTCGCGTTGGTCGCGTGCGCGGCTGTATCGGCTCTGCGGAAGCAAGCACGGGAGTTGCAGGTTTGGATACCCTTCCTTTAGCAGCATTGTTTGAGGCGGGTGCCGAGATTTCTGCGGACTCGATTGACTCGGCAGGTTTGGTATCCATATCCTCTCGTTGGTTTCCGGGTGGTGCTAAAGACTTGGAAATATCGGTGGGTTCAGGCATATGCCGGAAGGTATCTGGAAGAGGAACCATTTCTGTCCTGGAAGGTGTCTCTTTCGATGGTAGTTTTGGTTCGGAGGTTTTGCCTACAGACATTAGCACTGATCGGCAGAGAGTATACAGGAAAAAAACCCATACCGGAGTTAGGTATACGGTTAGACGCAGAAGATGACGGTCTTTGTCGAGAATTTGGCTGCGCTGAGTTTTGCTGTGCCCTTGAGGACTGTGGTCGCGACGAGCCAGGTCCAGGGCTAGCTGCGCTGCGTGGAATAgtcgcagcagccgcagcagcaccgATAatcggagaaggaggaataACGGGAGAGTCGGCGGCGTTGGTCCCAGTGTTGTTTCTATTCGCAATTAGTCAAGTCATACCAGAATAGAACAAAGCAAGCATACCTTTTGCGAGAAGTTGCATTAGAATTAGGTGCTCGTGAGCGCTTTTTGGTCGCATCAGCAACATCTTTCGATACCGCCCGCCCAGAGGCCCCGACACCGCTAGCAGACCGTTCCATAGCAGCGCCAGCctccacagcaacaggccGTTCGACCTTGCGACGTTTGGCCTGGCCTGATGAGCCAGTCGCACCAGATTGGTGGTGACCTGCAGAGGTGTGGTCACCCCCAGCGAGACGACTCTTGCTGCTCTGTCCCTTCCGAGACCCAGCAGCACGAATGTCATCCATGTCTGAGTCCGCGTGCGCCCGACGCTGTCTGCGCGCCAGCACTGCCTCACGTCTCGCCTCACTGCGTGatgcagcttcagcttcctgAAGAGCATGCACAAGATCTTTATTCGACGCAACCTCTCGTCGAGGACGCTCGTTGGAGGTGGTCTTGGGGCCATTCCGATTCGAGTAAGCCCAGTGACTAAGACTCCCAAGGCGAGCTTCATCGCTAATCTCACCCGCAATGAACGGGAATATAGAATCTAAACGCATGATCTGGCGGTCGAGTTCATCGTTCGCGTTGGAGATCACATGGTTTTTCTCATCAGCTGTCATCATGAGATCGGAGAGGGTATGTCGGACATGATCGAAAAGGACGCGGCGGTTCTTGCTTTCAGGAGATTCGGGTTCGCGTGAAGCATCCTACAACCAGTCAAGTAATTAGTACGCATGCACTTGGGTATTTGCGCTGGACTTGACCCTGACTTACCGTGGGCTGGAGGTCATCTCGAACAACTCCTCCGATAACAGGCGCAGGGTTAGCAGGATAAGGAGTTGCCGGCGTCTCAGACGAATCCTTCAGAAGCTGTAGTAGATTATCTTCAAGCGCCCACGCCTTAGCGTCAACCTCCTTGAGCAACGAGTTGTGACGTCGAAATTCCCGTGGGAGGGCGGTTATAGCGTCCGTGAAATGGGTGAGAGCAGGATAGAATCCATGGGGCACAGGCGACGATGCCGGGTCTTCCATTATCCCATGGCCGTAGGCAAAAGATGAGCGTCCAAGAGTCTTGGATGTGCGCGAGGGGTTCGTTCTCGTCTGGCGCGCTGACTGACGGGCACTGTGACCCTGAGCGCTGAGGGCCGACGGAGCGACGGCCGACATTCTCTCGAAGAGACGAGAAGCGAGGGTATTATCAATCAGTATATGACAAGCAGATTTTAATAGAAAACGACTAGCAAATCCGCAACAAGCACTCGTCAACGAGAGCAAAAGATGGGCTGGCGACGAGGTTAGAAACAAAAGCAGAAACGAGACGACGGGGCCGGGCAGTGCGGAGAAAGATTGATTGCGGACTGAGGCACCAGCTTTATTTGCGCCTGAAAAAACGGGCATATAGGTGACTCAGCCAAGATTTTGAATTATGACGTCTAACTAATCTCCAAAATATGCCAAGAGTAACAATTTGACAGTCAAGTCGATAGAACGAGATAGAATTGATATTATACCAACGTGTACTTATTTTACATATACGCAAAAAGACACATTCTAGGTATACAGGCCAGCCCAGGATATAATTACCAGGGTCAACCCTAGATACCAATGCCCAGCGCAACCAGGACAGATGCAAAACAAACAGTAAGCCACGGACAAAGGAAATCAATCATACAATAGAAACCAAAATGAGTAGACGCTGAGCCCGCTCCTCTCTGAAATAAATCACCTAGAATGAAAACATAAACACTTCTATTGCGAGAATCTACTCGCCCTTCAGGCGTTCCTGGTGGACGGAGAAGGCATCTTCGAGGAATTCTTGTTCCTCCTTCAAGTGAACCGACTTCAGACCGGTGGCCACGGAGGCACTTGGGGCGCGACCGGCGTACAAAACGTGGCGGCGGTTGTGGTGCTCAGTAGCGTTCAGCAGGGTCTCAATGCGGGGCTGGACGTAGCTCCATGAACCGGCGTTGAGGGGTTCCTCCTGAGCCCAGACGACGTTACGGGCGTTGGGGTAGCTGTCCAGGTTCTCCTTTAGTTGGGCCCAAGGGAATGGATGCAGCTGCTCAACACGGGTGATGGCAGTGTTGCGGATGTTGTTGGCCTCACGGTGTTTCGTGAGGGCAGCATACACCTGACCAGAGCAGAGAACCACACGCTCAATCTTCTCAGGCTCATCGATAGCAGTTCCGTGACCAGGGTCGGGAATGATCCATTGGAAGTGAGAGTCACCAGTGAACTCATCCAAAGAGGAACGAGCGATAGGGTGACGGAGAAgagacttggagaagaagatcacaAGAGCTAGAAACCGATTAGCCAGATAACTTAatggaaagggaagaaaaacATACGCTTGCGGAATTGGCGGTGGATCTGGCGACGCAGCATGTGGAACAGGTTGGCAGGGTTGGTCATGTTGACGATCTGCATGTTGCAGTCCTGGTGCTGGCGGTCGAGCTTGTCCTGAGATGGGAAAACACGGGGCTCTTCGTTACAGAGTTGGAGGTAACGCTCCATACGGCCAGAGGAGTGCTCGGGACCCTGACCGTCGTAACCGTGAGGAAGAGACAGGATCAGACCAGAGCGCTGAAACCACTTCGACTCTCCAGATGCAATGAATTGGTCAACAATACATTGAGCGTTGTTGGCGAAGTCACCGAACTGAGCTTCCCACATAACGAGGGCGTTGGGAGAGGTCAAGGAGTAACCGTATTCGAAGCCGAGACTATAAAAGGGGTTAGATATTTGTTTATGCAAAAAGGGGACATTCCAAACTTACGCTCCGAATTCACTGAGAGACGAGTTGGAGATAACGAAGCTACCCTGGTCCTTGCTGATGTGCTGGAGAGGAGTGTAGGTAGACTCGGTCTCCTGATCGTGGAGCACAGAGTGACGCTGAGAGAAGGTACCACGCTCAACATCCTGACCGGACACACGGACGTGGTAGCCCTCGTTAACAAGAGAGCCAAAGGCGAGAGCTTCAGCAGTAGCCCAGTCAATGTTCTTGCCCTCCTCAACAGACTTCTTGCGGTTGGACAAGATACGCTTGAGGTTGCGGTGAATAGTGAACCCTTCGGGAGCACCACTGATCTTGTCGACAACATGCTCCAGGATAGAGGGCTCGACAGCAGTGGGAAGGTGAGGCAGAACCTCGGTAGCAAGTTCCTTGGGAGTCTTGAAACCGTTCCAGGCGGACGTCAGCCATTCCTTACCGGTAGGCTGGTAGTCCTTGCTTCGGTCGAAGCTGTCGTTGAGCATACCCCAGACCCACTTCTTGTGCTCATCAATGTCCTCCTTGGTGAAGGTGCCCTCGGAAATGAGCTTCTCGACGTACATATCGAGCTGGAGCTTCTTCTCGGCAACACGCTTGTACATGAGAGGCTGGGTGAAAGAGGGCTGGTCGGTCTCGTTGTGACCCTGTTTACGGTAACAGACAATGTCAACGACAACATCACGCTTGAATTCGGCGCGCCAGTCAGCAGCGACCTGGCACACGTAGTTAACAGCCTCAGCATCATCGGCGTTCACGTGGAAGACAGGAGCATCAATCGACTTGGCAATGTCCGAGCAGTAAGGAGTGGAACGAGCAAAGCGAGGATCAGTGGTGAAACCAATCTGGTTGTTCACGACAATGTGGATGGTTCCGCCAGTGGAGTATGCGGGCAGGGAGTGGAAACCCATGGTTTCGTAGACAACACCCTGAGCGGCAAAGGCAGCGTCACCGTGGAGAAGAACGCCCATGGCAGTGTCGAAGTTCTTCTCATCGTTGTTGTAGTGCTGGATAGCCC is a window of Aspergillus puulaauensis MK2 DNA, chromosome 4, nearly complete sequence DNA encoding:
- the kgd1 gene encoding alpha-ketoglutarate dehydrogenase KGD1 (BUSCO:EOG09260AZA;~COG:G;~EggNog:ENOG410PFJN;~InterPro:IPR005475,IPR011603,IPR032106,IPR029061, IPR001017,IPR031717,IPR042179;~PFAM:PF02779,PF00676,PF16078,PF16870;~go_function: GO:0004591 - oxoglutarate dehydrogenase (succinyl-transferring) activity [Evidence IEA];~go_function: GO:0016624 - oxidoreductase activity, acting on the aldehyde or oxo group of donors, disulfide as acceptor [Evidence IEA];~go_function: GO:0030976 - thiamine pyrophosphate binding [Evidence IEA];~go_process: GO:0006099 - tricarboxylic acid cycle [Evidence IEA];~go_process: GO:0055114 - oxidation-reduction process [Evidence IEA]); the encoded protein is MFRSTAMKATGGNMLRGSACSSCRRSMSLASTVRRADSSSKFSLATRRPLALVGRRYYASAEDSGVAASDSFLQGNTANYIDEMYVAWKDDPSSVHISWQTYFRNMEEGKMPISQAFQPPPTLVPTPTGGVHQQMPGAGIGLSAGTDVTKHLKVQLLVRAYQARGHHKAKIDPLGIRGEAEAFGYSKPKELELDHYGFTERDLDEEFDLGPGILPRFASGDRKKMSLREIIGACEKIYCGSYGVEYIHIPDRKPCDWIRDRFEVPEAYKYSVDDKRRILDRLIWSSSFETFLATKFPNDKRFGLEGCETLVPGMKALIDRSVDYGIKDIVIGMPHRGRLNVLSNVVRKPNESIFSEFAGSTEPSDEGSGDVKYHLGMNFERPTPSGKRVQLSLVANPSHLEAEDPVVLGKARAIQHYNNDEKNFDTAMGVLLHGDAAFAAQGVVYETMGFHSLPAYSTGGTIHIVVNNQIGFTTDPRFARSTPYCSDIAKSIDAPVFHVNADDAEAVNYVCQVAADWRAEFKRDVVVDIVCYRKQGHNETDQPSFTQPLMYKRVAEKKLQLDMYVEKLISEGTFTKEDIDEHKKWVWGMLNDSFDRSKDYQPTGKEWLTSAWNGFKTPKELATEVLPHLPTAVEPSILEHVVDKISGAPEGFTIHRNLKRILSNRKKSVEEGKNIDWATAEALAFGSLVNEGYHVRVSGQDVERGTFSQRHSVLHDQETESTYTPLQHISKDQGSFVISNSSLSEFGALGFEYGYSLTSPNALVMWEAQFGDFANNAQCIVDQFIASGESKWFQRSGLILSLPHGYDGQGPEHSSGRMERYLQLCNEEPRVFPSQDKLDRQHQDCNMQIVNMTNPANLFHMLRRQIHRQFRKPLVIFFSKSLLRHPIARSSLDEFTGDSHFQWIIPDPGHGTAIDEPEKIERVVLCSGQVYAALTKHREANNIRNTAITRVEQLHPFPWAQLKENLDSYPNARNVVWAQEEPLNAGSWSYVQPRIETLLNATEHHNRRHVLYAGRAPSASVATGLKSVHLKEEQEFLEDAFSVHQERLKGE
- a CDS encoding putative PHD finger domain protein (Ing1) (COG:B;~EggNog:ENOG410PJWH;~InterPro:IPR028651,IPR019787,IPR019786,IPR011011, IPR024610,IPR001965,IPR013083;~PFAM:PF12998), which codes for MSAVAPSALSAQGHSARQSARQTRTNPSRTSKTLGRSSFAYGHGIMEDPASSPVPHGFYPALTHFTDAITALPREFRRHNSLLKEVDAKAWALEDNLLQLLKDSSETPATPYPANPAPVIGGVVRDDLQPTDASREPESPESKNRRVLFDHVRHTLSDLMMTADEKNHVISNANDELDRQIMRLDSIFPFIAGEISDEARLGSLSHWAYSNRNGPKTTSNERPRREVASNKDLVHALQEAEAASRSEARREAVLARRQRRAHADSDMDDIRAAGSRKGQSSKSRLAGGDHTSAGHHQSGATGSSGQAKRRKVERPVAVEAGAAMERSASGVGASGRAVSKDVADATKKRSRAPNSNATSRKRNNTGTNAADSPVIPPSPIIGAAAAAATIPRSAASPGPGSSRPQSSRAQQNSAQPNSRQRPSSSASNRIPNSGKTSEPKLPSKETPSRTEMVPLPDTFRHMPEPTDISKSLAPPGNQREDMDTKPAESIESAEISAPASNNAAKGRVSKPATPVLASAEPIQPRTRPTRGTDPAPKRTHKKNGSTAAAAPPPPVSDPEESLHEGDDEDEEGEPRYCYCNEISFGEMVACDNDACPREWFHLSCVGLTKPPGRNVKWYCNECKENMRRSRNGR